The genomic interval AGGGCACTGCAGCCGACCCGGTGGAAATTGCCTGCGAAGGGGTAGAAAAAGCCAAAGCGGAAAACATCGATACGGTCATCATCGATACCGCCGGTCGCTTGCAAATCGACCAAGACATGATGGCCGAGTTGGGGCGCATCAAAGAAGCCATTACCCCCCACGAAACCCTACTGGTGGTGGATGCCATGACCGGTCAGGAAGCCGCCAACCTGACCCGCACTTTCCACGAGCAAATTGGGGTCAGCGGTGCCATCGTCACCAAAATGGACGGCGACAGCCGCGGCGGGGCAGCCCTATCCATCCGTCGCGTTTCCGGCGCGCCCATTAAATTTATCGGTACCGGCGAAAAAGTAGAAGCCCTGCAACCGTTCTATCCCGACCGCATGGCCTCTCGCATCCTGGGCATGGGAGATGTGGTCAGCCTGGTGGAACGGGCTGCTGAGGAAGTCGATATGGGCGATGCGGAGCAAATGCAAGAGAAAATGCTCTCCGCCCAATTTGACTTTAACGACTTCCTCAAGCAAATGCGGCTGATGAAAAACATGGGGTCTCTGGGGGGATTGATGAAAATGCTCCCAGGGATGAACAAAATCAGCAGCGACCAAATCGAGCAGGGGGAAAAGCAGCTCAAAGTAGCGGAAGCAGCCATCAACTCCATGACCAGGCAAGAGCGTCAGCAGCCCGAGTTGCTTTCCAGTTCCCCCAGCCGTCGCCGGCGCATAGCCAAAGGGTCTGGGTTGGAAGAAAAAGACGTGATGAAGCTGGTGAGCGATTTTCAGAAAATGCGCTCCATGATGCAGCAGTTTGGTTCCGGACAAATGCCGGGCATGCCAGGAATGCCAGGAATGGGTGGCGGTGGTATGTTTGGCGGTCAAAAAGGTATGCCCGGTTGGCGGGGACAACGCGGCCAGCAGCCCAAGAAGAAAAAGAAAAAGAAAGGCAAGAAAAAGAAAGGCTTCGCGGATTTGTAGGAGCGCTGGGGGTAGCCAAAAGCCTCCCTGCATGTTATGATGGCTATTTTGGAAGTAGAAATTGAGCCGGTGCCCACAGCCGGTGTCCCTGTTCAGTAGTTTCATTTTTTTTGCAAACAGCATGATCAAACTGCGACTGAAGCGATTCGGTAGAAAGCGTCAAGTTAGTTTCCGTCTAGTGGCCACCCACAATTCCAAGCGCCGGGACGGCCGTCCTCTGGCCGAGTTGGGGTATTATAACCCTAGAACCGACGAAACTAGGTTGGACGTGCCAGCGATCGTTAGCTACCTACAAAAAGGTGCTAAGCCGACGGAAACCGTGCATAGGATTCTTACCAAAGCCAATGTCTTCGAACAGGTCAACGCTGAAAACAATTCCTAACGAGGGCGACAGCAACAGCCAGACAACTCCCAATTATGAAGGGCTGGTGCGATACTTGGTCCAGCCCTTTTTGGACTCGCCCGACTCCTTACGTTTGGACTGCGAACGTTTCCCCCACAAGCGCAAAGCCTGGATTCGCCTGGCGATTGAAGGCATTGACAAGGGACGCGTGTTTGGTCGTGGGGGGCGCAACCTGCAGGCGGTACGGACAATTTTGACCGCCCTGGCAACGGCGGTCGGGGAATCCGTGCATTTGGATGTTTACGGGGAGGAAACTGCCACGGAGGCGGAAACGGCAACTGGTACCGCTGGCAAAAATCCGCCTCGCAAGCGACAGAGCAATTGGTCGGAAAAACCAACCAAATCTGGGCGTCACGAAGAGTCCCCCGATAGTGCCGACAAGGGAGAGCGCGGTAGCAACAAACCTCGCAAGCAGCGCCGCCGTTCTCCCAAATAAATGCTTCCTCGATGGCGATCGCGGACGTAGCGTTTTGGTGCCCAAAATCGGTAGCATGGAGATTCGGGGCGGCTGAATGGCATGCCAGGATGGCGGTCTTTTCTGCGATCGCTGGTTTCCCTAGCAGTAGCGTTGCCGGTTATGTAACACGACTTTTGAGTGCATGGTAGAGTCCCAAACCATTTCCTTGCCCAGCATTGAAAGCGCGATCGCACTGGCTGGCAAGCAAGAAGCCAACCTAAAAACGCTCTCAGCGCAAACCGGGGCCACGGTGGTACTGCGCGGGAGCGATTTATATATTTCGGGGACGGAAAATCAAGTTCGCCGGTGCCAGCGTTTGGTGCGATCGCTACAAAACTACTGGCAAAACGGTCAGTCCATCAGCAGTGTGGATATTGTTGCCGCCTGCCAGGCCATGGATACCGAACGCCAGGAAGACTTAGAGCAAATGCAGCAAGAAATCCTGTTGACCACGCGACGGGGCGATCGCATCCGTCCGAGAACGTTCCGCCAGCGGCGCTACATCCAGTCCATGCAAACCCACGACCTCACCTTTTGCATTGGACCGGCGGGAACGGGAAAAACCTACTTAGCAGCGTTACTGGCCATCAAATCCATGCTTGCCGGCGATTTTGAACGGTTAATTTTAACCCGACCCGCGATCGAAGCAGGAGAACATTTAGGCTTTCTGCCGGGAGATTTGCAGCAAAAAATCGATCCCTACCTACGTCCCCTCTACGACGCTCTCTACGAAGGCATCGACCCGGAAAAAGTAGAAAGCCTGATGGAGCGGGGAATCATCGAAGTAGCGCCCCTAGCTTACATGCGCGGGCGCACCCTCAACAATGCTTTTGTGATTTTA from Geitlerinema sp. PCC 9228 carries:
- the ffh gene encoding signal recognition particle protein, producing the protein MFDALSDRLESAWKKLRGQDKISTTNIKDALREVRRALLEADVNFQVVKDFIAEVETKAQGEEVLRGVKPAQQFVKIVQDELTQVMGETNVPLAHSDTPPTIVLMAGLQGSGKTTATAKLALHLRKQERNALLVAADVYRPAAVDQLVTLGQQIDIPVFEKGTAADPVEIACEGVEKAKAENIDTVIIDTAGRLQIDQDMMAELGRIKEAITPHETLLVVDAMTGQEAANLTRTFHEQIGVSGAIVTKMDGDSRGGAALSIRRVSGAPIKFIGTGEKVEALQPFYPDRMASRILGMGDVVSLVERAAEEVDMGDAEQMQEKMLSAQFDFNDFLKQMRLMKNMGSLGGLMKMLPGMNKISSDQIEQGEKQLKVAEAAINSMTRQERQQPELLSSSPSRRRRIAKGSGLEEKDVMKLVSDFQKMRSMMQQFGSGQMPGMPGMPGMGGGGMFGGQKGMPGWRGQRGQQPKKKKKKKGKKKKGFADL
- the rpsP gene encoding 30S ribosomal protein S16, with product MIKLRLKRFGRKRQVSFRLVATHNSKRRDGRPLAELGYYNPRTDETRLDVPAIVSYLQKGAKPTETVHRILTKANVFEQVNAENNS
- a CDS encoding KH domain-containing protein; its protein translation is MSSNRSTLKTIPNEGDSNSQTTPNYEGLVRYLVQPFLDSPDSLRLDCERFPHKRKAWIRLAIEGIDKGRVFGRGGRNLQAVRTILTALATAVGESVHLDVYGEETATEAETATGTAGKNPPRKRQSNWSEKPTKSGRHEESPDSADKGERGSNKPRKQRRRSPK
- a CDS encoding PhoH family protein, which codes for MVESQTISLPSIESAIALAGKQEANLKTLSAQTGATVVLRGSDLYISGTENQVRRCQRLVRSLQNYWQNGQSISSVDIVAACQAMDTERQEDLEQMQQEILLTTRRGDRIRPRTFRQRRYIQSMQTHDLTFCIGPAGTGKTYLAALLAIKSMLAGDFERLILTRPAIEAGEHLGFLPGDLQQKIDPYLRPLYDALYEGIDPEKVESLMERGIIEVAPLAYMRGRTLNNAFVILDEAQNTTPAQMKMFLTRLGFHSRMVVTGDKTQTDLPGKQMSGLDMAIDILESVEGIAFCYLSPSDVVRHPLVQKIVNAYEKSEQS